The DNA sequence CCTTACAATTCATCAGGGTGTTGTTAAGGGAAATAAAAAGGTAGTCCAGCAGCAACCTTCGGCAAAATCTCAGGTACCATACTGCAGCAGAATTTTTATGTTTGTCTTTGTTTATTTATTGGTTTTGACTAATTTTTTAGGCTCAGATCTTGAAAATCTTTCATGTGGTTCCTTAGAGTGTTTTTACAAGGTTTGCAAGTTTAGAGTTTTGGAGAAGGGATGTAAGGTAAGGGTTTGAGAAGTAAAAAAGACTTTACACTTCAAGCTCTTGCCTTCCTTCACCTTCAAAACAAAAACTCACAAACACCCATAGTTTTGTTATCAAGAGTTACTAATGCATGATTAGCTtgtaaaaactacatgaaaatttGGGGGGGGGGTTTAATTTATCCTATCAGGCTAGAACCAAGTTCGGATGTTAGTGGACTGGTGGAAATACATGCCTCCTTGGACAGTAGTGTATGAGAGTCTGATCCTCAATTCTTGATAATTTTAGGTTTGATTTTCTGTAATTATAGCCCTGTTCAATGTGAAAAAAATGTACTCTTAGTCTCTCACCGCTATGATATTTCGGAAAGGGTATATGTCCTTATCTGGTCATCTGTAGTGTCACTTCTTTAAGCATACTTCGAATACTTTTTTACTACTTATTGATAGTTAGAACATTGTCCCCTAATTAAATATAGTTATGGAAATACCAGTCAAAAACCTTGTATTGCTTTATGCTTATTGTCCACATATGACTTATACAACATATGATTAACCTCTGTTTGATGTTAACATGGTATATCATTTGAACTACAGGTTGCCATATTTGTGGCTTTAGCGATGATAATTCGACGAAAACCTGATGTCATGATTAGTTTATTGCCAATAATGAAGGAGAGTCAAAAATATCAAGGTCAGGATAAACTTCCTCTCATTATTTGGGTGATAGCTCAGGTGACTGTTTTCAACATGACTTAGCACCTTCTTGCCACATCCGaaaatatgaattatttttttatggatTTTTAACCTGATAATAATTTGTCTAGGCTTCTCAAGGAGATTTAGTTGTAGGGTTGTACTTGTGGGTCTCTCTTCTCTTACCTATGCTCTGCGGCAAATCCAGTTGTAATCCGCAGTCGAGAGACTTGATTTTGCAGTTGGTTGAAAGGTTAGGAatctttttatctattttcccTAATTCTTCATGTAAGAGGTGCAGAATTGATCGCTgatccttttctttttttattttatttctttgttttatttttttatttttttatgaatttgctCTGTTGTATTTCTTTTCTGAACAGAATTATTGCATATCCTAAAGCTCGTCCTATCTTGCTAAATGGGGCTGTCAGAAAGGGGGAGCGCGTTGTGCCGCCATCAGCTCTTGACACTCTATTGAGAATCACTTTCCCTCCTCCTTCAGCCCGGGTCAAAGTAGAAGttcctctatttttcttttcttttttggggATTAAATCTTGTAATTCATCTAATGATGTGGATTGCAATCTTTAGTTACTCATccgttattttctcttttcctcgTATATCTATTTAAGGCCACTGAGAGATTTGCAGCTGTTTATCCAACATTAAAGGAGGTAGCCCTGGCGGGATCGCCTGGAAGCAAAGCAACAAAGCAACTTGCGCAGCAGATATTAAGCTTTGCAATTAAAGCTGCTGGAGAAGGTAATGCCCAGTTAATGTAGATTGTATAGTGTGTGTTGCTTTTCTTTTGCATGCTGTCTTCAGTATCTACTGAAGAGTTCAAGGAGTTGGTGTTTTCCTTTTAGTGTGAAAGCTAAGATGGTTTATTCTCTTACAGCCAATTCTGACCTATCAAAGGAGGCAAGTGACATTGTTATGTGGTGCTTGGCTCAGAACCCTGAATGTTACAAGCAATGGGTGAGCACAACAGAATAATATTCCATTTCTTTTTTCGATGTtgaatttttcatttgtttcctTCCCTATATTAGTCTTTAGGTCATCGCCAAGTGACTCTTTCCCTACTTACTAATATGAATATGTAATTGAATGCTTGGAAACAGGATTCGCTATATATGGATAACCTTGAAGTAAGTATTGTTGTATTGAGAAAGCTTTCTGATGACTGGAAGGAACACATCATCACACATTCAAGTTCTGATCTTTTAAGTGAAGCTCTCAAAAGCTTCATCCAGAAGGtaaattgttttcttttcttttaagtcAATACATTTGCATCACTACTCTTTTAAGTGACCTATCTGTTGCATTTTTAATTGGTAGGCATTAGAAGTGTTGTCTGATTTTgatgttaaattttattgaatgtAATTCAATGTCCTTAAACTCGTTAATCTCTGCATATGTTTCAATAAGATTGTGTGTGACATAATTAGGAAATTTGTAGTCCAATATAGAGAACCTATGTGATGTTCTTGTGTCAGCTAATTCATTCTAGAggattcattttattttatcttaatccTGATTTTGATTCACTGTATTTGTAACCGGAAAAACCTCATCTCTCTCGCTTAATTTGTCTTTCATAGAATGAAGAGGGTTTGTCTAAGGTGGAGGACGGTGCTCGCCTTGCATTATTGAAGGATGCTGACAAGCACTGCAAAGTTATTCTGCGGCAATTGTCGCAAGGTCATGGATGCATGAAGAGCATGGCATTCGTTTCTATTGTACttgctgttggtgctgttttCTTGTCGCAGAACATGCATTTCTTGGATTATAAGAAACTGTCAGAGATGTTGAACCTGTCCTAGGTTGGCATGGACGAGGACCATTTAACTTACAACAGTCCAAAACATAGTGAAATCAAACAAAAATGGGGTACGCATAGGGGGTCATGTGTGTTCCCTAGATGTAGGTCAATTTGAGAAATAACTTTCTCCACAGTTAAAAGGCTTTGTTATTTATTGATCTAAGATAAGTGTGTGCCCAAATGGCTATAGAGGAAATTTATATGAAGTTGAAACAAATTgtgattggaagcaaattttgaaGGGTTTTAATTCATATTTGTTCTCATTCTGGTTTATTCTTGGATTTCTTTGTTATGCACATTCTTGGGACcggaataatattttcttttgagattattttttatatatttaacatgttgaaaaaaaattaaattttcttttaaaattttcttactATATGTGGACAAGACCATTTTTAGCAAAAATCTTATCCTTGATACGAAGCATTAAAGAGTATGTTTGAGAAGTAACAGAagttttttttgtattataaaaaGTCACATTAGACGTGATTGTCAAAGAAAAGCTTTtagctttttaaaaagttaattcaCAATCTTTTGAAGAAGTATAAATatagaatttctttttttttataagtcATTCTGTTACTTCCGTAAAAAAATTgacttcaaaacaaaaaaattctacttttatttttgGTTCTGTGAAAAAATTTGTGTTTGCTGAAAATATTAATCCTCTAATACCATTTTCACTGCAAGTTTCATCTGCTAGAAACACTAGCTTTCCACTACTATTTGTTGTGTGTGTTATGAAATCtcagttttaatttcattttttacttgtgattttattttgatatagctTGCTATTATTTGTATAGTTAGTTATAGCAAGTTTTTTTTCCCAATAAAATAGGAGGGAGTTTTAATaggagtaaaaaaaaattaaaaaacagcaacaaaatatacattaacacacattttacatttattttttattttcacctactatatcatacacaataaaacAGTAAACACTAACTACACAATAATTTTTTTGGCATTACCATCAAAATTAGTGTGAATTAGAATTTTGTTACTATGCACCACATACAAGAACACCGTTATGGATGAGTAGAAGAACCAATTTCTAATGATATTAGTTGGAAAGAATCGAATGCTGAAAGCGCTAGAAAAATGAAACTAATAAGAGAAcaaataaagaatcaattgccTAATCAAATGTAATCTTAATGATTAGATTATGTAAAATCTACATTTAATATCGAAAAGTATTTCTTATCATCattattttaatatctatttttttatgtaaaaaaaaattatattttttgagttatttatccaaacgctacaattttaaaataaatatttctataactaaaaatttaaatataaaataatgtatttatatgttactattaataaaaatttttatactttaaattttttctcaaaaaaaaaaaattatttaaattatttatttaaattgggCCTAATTGTAGAGGTGGTAAAATTTTCAAAGACACAAAATACAGCCAATGAAGATTTAAAGATGGAAAATTTTTTCGATAAgacgaaaatgaaaaaaaaaaaaaaccgaggcaAATGGGAACTCAAGCAGGGATTCCCGCCCCCATCTTCcttaattattcttaaaattttagttATAGATATTTCTGGTGGTCCGTATTGTGGTGACTAGGTAGACAACCTTTGACCCACTAATGTACAGGTACACGTTGGTTTAAGATTACATTGGTTCTCACTAAAATAAAAGATTGATTGAGTAATGTATTAAATTGATTCTTATGTttggaggtaattttgttttaatttttaaagtttaaagtattttatttaaatttaaaaaagttttatttatttttatttaaattataaaaaaatgataaataaatgtattgatacatcTATAGTTGATTTTGTGCTTTTAGAGCTTTGTacttatttttcagattatcgaccttgttcttatactgctgttatataggacattttgttaattatttaattttgacctcatggtgggactaaattgaagctaaatgaaatttttttggatttaaataggacactttaaactttaaagaccaaaacaggattacgcccaaacataggggaccaatttagtattTTACCCAAAAAAGATTACATCGGTTTAAGATTCCAAGTGCGGCAACGAGAGAGTAATGCATGTGCTTTGagataggggtggcaacggggcgggtaggggcgggtttttgctctacccaaCCCCGCCCCGCCCTACAAAAAACCCGCATCAAACCCGTCccgccctacccgcgggttgtaaaatgttaaaccctaacccgccccgcccctacccgcccctataattattaaatccaacaaaaaaattaaattttaaaaattatataaccacaatttacatacataatataaattaaagtaaaaatttatatatgatataatattattaatcattttactaattattttatatatgttacgtatattatatattaaaaatatatatatttacatatatattatatataccggggcgggtaggggcgggttcaacctaaacccgaccccgccccgccccgcccaagAACCCGCACCGTGAAAACCCGCCCCGGTGcgggggcgggtaattacccgccccg is a window from the Arachis hypogaea cultivar Tifrunner chromosome 17, arahy.Tifrunner.gnm2.J5K5, whole genome shotgun sequence genome containing:
- the LOC112765045 gene encoding uncharacterized protein, which translates into the protein METEEENSLNAALIEAILREQEEEDQAHRRRATFNYVPPPQLNNQWQTVSYNKRNRNKSSKQSVTADLDGAAASSSSAAASDSVFSSVERHSEERRRRIAEAQIAGDNASSDAAPQRSLRHSDDDEDDDGGDADQGGALNGSSQAKKVKQKKPKKPKVTVSEASSTINADDLAAFLAEITASYESQEDILLMRFADYFGRAFSSVGGAQFPWFKTFKESPVVKIVDIPLSHISEDIYKLSTEWIGHRSSEALGSFVLWSLDSILADLTIHQGVVKGNKKVVQQQPSAKSQVAIFVALAMIIRRKPDVMISLLPIMKESQKYQGQDKLPLIIWVIAQASQGDLVVGLYLWVSLLLPMLCGKSSCNPQSRDLILQLVERIIAYPKARPILLNGAVRKGERVVPPSALDTLLRITFPPPSARVKATERFAAVYPTLKEVALAGSPGSKATKQLAQQILSFAIKAAGEANSDLSKEASDIVMWCLAQNPECYKQWDSLYMDNLEVSIVVLRKLSDDWKEHIITHSSSDLLSEALKSFIQKNEEGLSKVEDGARLALLKDADKHCKVILRQLSQGHGCMKSMAFVSIVLAVGAVFLSQNMHFLDYKKLSEMLNLS